A single genomic interval of Chitinophaga sp. 180180018-3 harbors:
- a CDS encoding HmuY family protein, giving the protein MRYYFPIAVAVISLLAACSKSNDDKTTPQPPAGDDVKTGVYVISNMAADTSATSAVNATTIYYSLEQNKIVPASLAQTSSWDVAFTGIYNSSIAVNNGKAPNSPGFGGPGQGGLYLYRNDGVEAASFDNNTFKPLSIPIDQNLFNTSFNAVKSVTISDADFVANDFIGIDHFMGTGYGYAYYDFYGAFFPNDKKKAHIVYTLPRTIIVKTAKGKYAKLQITSVYKNSPQSPSRDDKTGYLSFRFAIQMDGTKNLDIAVNR; this is encoded by the coding sequence ATGAGATACTATTTTCCAATAGCCGTTGCCGTTATTTCACTACTGGCAGCCTGCTCCAAAAGTAATGACGATAAAACCACGCCTCAGCCACCTGCTGGCGACGATGTGAAAACAGGCGTATATGTGATCAGCAATATGGCAGCTGATACTTCGGCAACTTCAGCTGTAAATGCTACCACCATTTACTATAGTCTTGAACAGAATAAAATAGTACCCGCATCGCTTGCACAAACCAGCAGCTGGGACGTAGCTTTTACGGGAATATACAATAGCAGTATTGCGGTTAATAATGGAAAGGCACCCAATAGCCCCGGATTCGGAGGCCCTGGGCAGGGGGGCTTATATCTTTACAGAAACGATGGAGTAGAAGCGGCATCCTTTGATAATAATACCTTCAAACCGCTGAGTATTCCCATTGATCAAAACCTGTTCAATACTTCCTTCAACGCCGTGAAATCCGTTACCATATCAGATGCGGATTTTGTGGCAAACGATTTTATCGGCATCGATCATTTTATGGGAACAGGATACGGCTACGCCTACTATGATTTCTATGGAGCCTTCTTTCCGAACGATAAGAAGAAAGCACATATCGTATACACGCTGCCGCGCACTATTATCGTTAAAACAGCAAAAGGGAAATACGCGAAGCTCCAGATTACCAGTGTCTATAAAAACAGCCCGCAAAGCCCCAGCCGCGACGATAAAACCGGCTATCTTTCCTTCAGATTTGCCATTCA